A window of Actinomadura rubteroloni contains these coding sequences:
- the secY gene encoding preprotein translocase subunit SecY produces the protein MLTAFARAFRTPDLRKKILFTLAMIVVYRIGAMLPAPGVNTKVLADTADAAKSQSQLYGLVDLFSGGALLKLSIFALGIYPYITASIILQLLTVVIPRLEALKKEGQAGTTKITQYTRYLTVGLAILQSTGIVAMASTGQLFQGISGADSVLYKTDVFTIITIVVCMTAGTAVIMWLGELVTDRGVGNGMSILIFTQVVAVFPQQFWSIYQQKGGFVFAMVVIVGLAIMTGVVFVEQAQRRIPVQYAKRMVGRRMYGGTSTYIPLKVNQAGIIPVIFASSLLYLPLLATQLWPNTKWLQDLKPYLDQGNPWHMAVFFVFIIFFTYFYVAITFNPTEVADNMKKYGGFIPGIRPGRPTAEYLDYVLTRITTPGALYLGLVALIPMVAFALLKATQDFPFGGTSILIIVGVGLDTVKQIESQLQQRNYEGFLR, from the coding sequence GTGCTGACCGCGTTCGCTCGGGCTTTCCGTACGCCTGACCTGCGTAAGAAAATCTTGTTCACGCTCGCGATGATCGTCGTGTACCGGATCGGCGCGATGCTCCCTGCTCCGGGCGTGAACACCAAGGTGCTGGCGGACACCGCCGACGCGGCCAAGTCGCAGAGCCAGCTCTACGGCCTTGTCGACCTGTTCAGCGGCGGCGCGCTGCTCAAGCTGTCGATCTTCGCTCTCGGTATCTACCCGTACATCACCGCGAGCATCATCCTGCAGCTCCTGACGGTCGTGATTCCGCGCCTGGAGGCCCTCAAGAAGGAGGGCCAGGCCGGGACGACGAAGATCACCCAGTACACGCGGTACCTGACGGTCGGGCTGGCGATCCTGCAGTCGACGGGCATCGTCGCGATGGCGAGCACCGGGCAGCTCTTCCAGGGCATCTCCGGCGCCGACAGCGTCCTCTACAAGACGGACGTCTTCACGATCATCACGATCGTGGTCTGCATGACGGCCGGCACCGCGGTGATCATGTGGCTCGGCGAGCTGGTGACCGACCGCGGCGTCGGCAACGGCATGTCGATCCTGATCTTCACGCAGGTCGTCGCGGTGTTCCCGCAGCAGTTCTGGAGCATCTACCAGCAGAAGGGCGGCTTCGTCTTCGCGATGGTCGTGATCGTCGGTCTGGCGATCATGACGGGCGTCGTGTTCGTGGAGCAGGCGCAGCGGCGCATTCCCGTCCAGTACGCCAAGCGGATGGTCGGGCGGCGGATGTACGGCGGGACGTCCACCTACATCCCGCTGAAGGTCAACCAGGCGGGCATCATCCCCGTGATCTTCGCCTCCTCGCTGCTCTACCTGCCGCTGCTGGCGACCCAGCTCTGGCCGAACACCAAGTGGCTCCAGGACCTCAAGCCGTACCTGGACCAGGGGAATCCCTGGCACATGGCCGTGTTCTTCGTCTTCATCATCTTCTTCACGTACTTCTATGTGGCCATCACGTTCAACCCCACTGAAGTCGCCGACAACATGAAGAAGTATGGTGGGTTCATCCCAGGCATCCGTCCGGGCCGGCCGACCGCCGAGTACCTCGACTATGTGCTGACCCGGATCACCACACCCGGTGCGCTGTACCTGGGGCTCGTCGCACTGATTCCGATGGTCGCGTTCGCACTGTTGAAGGCGACCCAGGACTTCCCCTTCGGCGGGACGAGCATTCTCATCATCGTCGGCGTCGGACTGGATACCGTGAAGCAGATCGAATCTCAGCTCCAGCAGCGCAACTACGAGGGCTTCCTCCGGTAG
- the rplO gene encoding 50S ribosomal protein L15: MANDATEGGPLKVHHLRPAPGANRAKTRKGRGEASKGKTSGRGTKGTKARSTVPVGFEGGQMPLIRRVPKLKGFKNPNRVEFQVVNLDKLAELYPQGGEVTAEDLAAKGAVRRNRPVKILGTGEISVAVQVKVHAFSGSAKEKITAAGGSADEL, encoded by the coding sequence ATGGCGAACGACGCCACCGAAGGCGGCCCGCTGAAGGTGCACCACCTTCGTCCGGCCCCCGGCGCCAACCGCGCGAAGACCCGCAAGGGCCGCGGCGAGGCGTCCAAGGGCAAGACCTCGGGTCGCGGCACCAAGGGCACCAAGGCGCGCAGCACCGTCCCCGTCGGGTTCGAGGGCGGCCAGATGCCGCTGATCCGCCGGGTTCCGAAGCTCAAGGGCTTCAAGAACCCGAACCGGGTCGAGTTCCAGGTCGTGAACCTGGACAAGCTCGCCGAGCTGTACCCGCAGGGCGGCGAGGTCACGGCGGAGGACCTGGCGGCGAAGGGCGCGGTGCGCCGGAACCGTCCGGTCAAGATCCTCGGCACCGGTGAGATCTCGGTCGCCGTGCAGGTGAAGGTGCACGCCTTCTCCGGCTCGGCCAAGGAGAAGATCACCGCCGCCGGAGGATCCGCCGACGAGCTGTAA
- the rpmD gene encoding 50S ribosomal protein L30, which yields MAKLKITQTKSVISEKQNQRDTLRTLGLKKIGQSVVREDRPEVLGMIRTVNHLVAVEEVD from the coding sequence ATGGCGAAGCTGAAGATCACGCAGACCAAGTCCGTGATCAGTGAGAAGCAGAACCAGCGTGACACGCTGCGCACCCTCGGCCTGAAGAAGATCGGGCAGAGCGTGGTCCGCGAGGACCGTCCCGAGGTGCTCGGCATGATCCGGACGGTGAACCACCTGGTCGCCGTCGAGGAGGTCGACTGA
- the rpsE gene encoding 30S ribosomal protein S5, whose amino-acid sequence MAAQRRGGGQGGDRRDRRDDRRGGADKGQSYIEKVVAINRVAKVVKGGRRFSFTALVIVGDGNGTVGVGYGKAKEVPAAIAKGVEEAKKHFFKVPRIQGTIPHTVQGEAAAGVVLLRPASPGTGVIAGGPVRAVLECAGIHDVLSKSLGTDNAINIVHATVAGLKALKRPEEIAAKRGLPIEDVAPAAMLRARAAGSEPRAEVAG is encoded by the coding sequence ATGGCAGCGCAGAGGCGCGGCGGCGGTCAGGGTGGCGACCGTCGCGACCGCCGCGACGACCGCCGCGGTGGCGCCGACAAGGGTCAGTCGTACATCGAGAAGGTCGTGGCGATCAACCGTGTCGCCAAGGTCGTCAAGGGCGGTCGTCGCTTCAGCTTCACCGCCCTGGTGATCGTCGGTGACGGCAACGGCACGGTCGGCGTCGGCTACGGCAAGGCCAAGGAGGTGCCCGCGGCGATCGCCAAGGGCGTCGAGGAGGCCAAGAAGCACTTCTTCAAGGTGCCGCGCATCCAGGGCACGATCCCGCACACCGTCCAGGGGGAGGCCGCGGCGGGCGTCGTCCTGCTGCGTCCGGCCAGCCCCGGTACCGGTGTCATCGCGGGCGGCCCGGTGCGCGCGGTCCTGGAGTGCGCCGGCATCCACGACGTGCTGAGCAAGTCGCTCGGCACCGACAACGCGATCAACATCGTCCACGCGACCGTCGCGGGCCTCAAGGCGCTGAAGCGCCCGGAGGAGATCGCGGCCAAGCGCGGCCTGCCGATCGAGGACGTGGCCCCCGCCGCGATGCTGCGGGCGCGCGCCGCCGGCAGCGAGCCTCGGGCGGAGGTCGCGGGCTGA
- the rplR gene encoding 50S ribosomal protein L18 — protein sequence MAGTKALAAKPTSARTKSRKRRHLRVRKKVVGTAARPRLVVTRSTKHVFVQVIDDSVGHTVAWASTMEADLRNDAGDKTAKSRKVGELVAARAKEAGVTAVVFDRGGNKYHGRVAAVADGAREGGLEL from the coding sequence ATGGCAGGCACGAAGGCCCTGGCCGCCAAGCCCACGTCGGCGCGGACCAAGTCCCGCAAGCGGCGTCACCTGCGGGTCCGCAAGAAGGTCGTCGGCACCGCCGCGCGTCCTCGCCTCGTCGTGACGCGTTCGACCAAGCACGTGTTCGTCCAGGTCATCGACGACAGCGTCGGCCACACGGTCGCGTGGGCGTCGACGATGGAGGCGGACCTGCGCAACGACGCCGGCGACAAGACCGCCAAGTCCCGCAAGGTCGGCGAGCTCGTCGCCGCGCGGGCCAAGGAGGCCGGGGTGACGGCCGTCGTGTTCGACCGCGGCGGCAACAAGTACCACGGGCGCGTCGCCGCCGTCGCCGACGGTGCGCGCGAGGGGGGCCTGGAGCTTTGA
- the rplF gene encoding 50S ribosomal protein L6 encodes MSRIGRLPVAVPGGVEVKIDGREVSVKGPKGALSHTVAEPIAVALEDGQVTVSRPNDVNTVRALHGLTRSLIANMVVGVTEGYKKTLVIQGVGYRVVAKGKNLEFSLGYSHPIPFEAPEGITFTVERPTQLTVEGIDKQLVGEIAARIRKLRKPDPYKGKGVRYEGEQIRRKVGKAGK; translated from the coding sequence ATGTCTCGCATTGGACGTCTCCCCGTGGCCGTGCCCGGCGGCGTCGAGGTGAAGATCGACGGCCGCGAGGTCTCCGTGAAGGGGCCGAAGGGCGCGCTGTCGCACACCGTCGCCGAGCCGATCGCGGTCGCGCTGGAGGACGGTCAGGTCACCGTGTCCCGGCCGAACGACGTCAACACCGTCCGGGCCCTGCACGGGCTCACCCGGTCCCTGATCGCCAACATGGTGGTCGGCGTGACCGAGGGGTACAAGAAGACCCTGGTCATCCAGGGCGTCGGTTACCGCGTGGTGGCCAAGGGCAAGAACCTCGAGTTCTCGCTCGGCTACAGCCACCCGATCCCGTTCGAGGCGCCGGAGGGCATCACCTTCACGGTCGAGCGGCCGACCCAGCTCACTGTCGAGGGAATCGACAAGCAGCTCGTCGGCGAGATCGCCGCGCGGATCCGGAAGTTGCGCAAGCCCGACCCGTACAAGGGCAAGGGCGTGCGTTACGAGGGCGAGCAGATCCGTCGCAAGGTCGGAAAGGCTGGTAAGTAG
- the rpsH gene encoding 30S ribosomal protein S8, with product MTMTDPIADMLTRLRNANSAYHDSVAMPYSKIKAHIAEILQQEGYISGWSVEDAEVGKKLLIDLKFGPTRERSIAGIKRVSKPGLRVYAKKDNLPRVLGGLGVAIISTSSGLMTDRQAGKRGVGGEVLAYVW from the coding sequence ATGACGATGACCGACCCGATCGCAGACATGCTGACGCGTCTGCGCAACGCTAACTCGGCGTACCACGACTCGGTCGCGATGCCGTACTCGAAGATCAAGGCGCACATCGCCGAGATCCTCCAGCAGGAGGGCTACATCTCGGGATGGAGCGTGGAGGACGCCGAGGTCGGTAAGAAGCTTCTGATCGACCTGAAGTTCGGGCCGACGCGAGAGCGTTCGATCGCGGGCATCAAGCGCGTTTCCAAGCCCGGTCTGCGGGTCTACGCGAAGAAGGACAACCTGCCTAGGGTCCTCGGGGGACTGGGCGTCGCGATCATCTCGACGTCGTCCGGCCTCATGACGGACCGGCAGGCCGGCAAGCGCGGCGTGGGCGGCGAAGTCCTCGCCTACGTCTGGTAG
- a CDS encoding type Z 30S ribosomal protein S14, with protein sequence MAKKSLIAKAARKPKFGVRAYTRCSRCGRPRSVYRKFGLCRVCFREMAHRGELPGITKSSW encoded by the coding sequence ATGGCGAAGAAGTCGCTGATCGCCAAGGCGGCCCGGAAGCCCAAGTTCGGCGTGCGCGCGTACACTCGGTGCTCGCGCTGCGGACGTCCGCGCTCCGTCTACCGGAAGTTCGGCCTGTGCCGTGTCTGCTTCCGTGAGATGGCGCACCGGGGCGAGCTGCCCGGCATCACCAAGTCGAGCTGGTAG
- the rplE gene encoding 50S ribosomal protein L5, whose protein sequence is MTETATERPVPQPRLKLRYREEIAKAMQEQFGYANVMQIPGLTKIVVNMGVGEAARDAKLIEGAVRDLTLITGQKPMVNRAKKSIAQFKLREGMPIGCHVTLRGDRMWEFLDRLLSTALPRIRDFRGLSPKQFDGNGNYTFGLTEQVMFHEVDPDKVDRQRGMDITVVTTAKTNDEGRALLKLLGFPFKEN, encoded by the coding sequence ATGACCGAAACCGCGACCGAGCGGCCCGTGCCGCAGCCGAGGCTCAAGCTCCGCTACCGCGAGGAGATCGCGAAGGCGATGCAGGAGCAGTTCGGCTACGCCAACGTGATGCAGATCCCCGGCCTGACCAAGATCGTGGTCAACATGGGGGTCGGCGAGGCGGCCAGGGACGCCAAGCTGATCGAGGGCGCCGTCCGCGACCTGACCCTGATCACGGGTCAGAAGCCGATGGTCAACCGCGCGAAGAAGTCCATCGCCCAGTTCAAGCTCCGCGAGGGCATGCCGATCGGCTGCCACGTGACGCTGCGCGGCGACCGGATGTGGGAGTTCCTGGACCGTCTGCTGTCCACGGCGCTGCCCCGCATCCGTGACTTCCGCGGCCTGTCGCCGAAGCAGTTCGACGGCAACGGGAACTACACGTTCGGGCTGACCGAGCAGGTCATGTTCCACGAGGTGGACCCGGACAAGGTCGACCGTCAGCGCGGCATGGACATCACCGTGGTGACGACGGCGAAGACCAACGACGAGGGCCGGGCGCTGCTGAAGCTCCTCGGCTTCCCGTTCAAGGAGAACTGA
- the rplX gene encoding 50S ribosomal protein L24 encodes MKIRKGDEVIVIAGKDKGKTGKVLRVDLRRERVVVEGANLITKNIKADAQRAGKESGRVTVEAPLHVSNVALVEDGKPVRVGYRFNDDGTKVRISRRSGKEI; translated from the coding sequence ATGAAGATCCGCAAGGGCGACGAGGTCATCGTCATCGCCGGCAAGGACAAGGGCAAGACGGGCAAGGTCCTGCGCGTCGACCTGCGTCGCGAGCGCGTCGTGGTCGAGGGCGCGAACCTCATCACCAAGAACATCAAGGCCGACGCGCAGCGAGCCGGCAAGGAGAGCGGCCGCGTGACCGTCGAGGCGCCGCTTCACGTCAGCAACGTGGCCCTGGTCGAGGACGGCAAGCCCGTCCGCGTCGGGTACCGCTTCAACGACGACGGCACCAAGGTCCGGATCTCGCGCCGCAGTGGCAAGGAGATCTGA
- the rplN gene encoding 50S ribosomal protein L14, which yields MIQQESRLKVADNTGAKEILCIRVLGGSGRRYAGVGDVIVATVKDALPGAGVKKGDVVKAVVVRTRKERRRPDGSYIRFDENAAVLIKDGGDPRGTRIFGPVGRELRDKKFMRIVSLAPEVL from the coding sequence GTGATCCAGCAGGAGTCGCGACTCAAGGTCGCCGACAACACGGGTGCGAAGGAGATCCTCTGCATCCGCGTTCTCGGCGGCTCGGGTCGGCGCTACGCGGGAGTCGGCGACGTCATCGTCGCGACGGTGAAGGACGCCCTTCCCGGCGCTGGCGTCAAGAAGGGTGACGTCGTCAAGGCGGTCGTCGTGCGCACCCGTAAGGAGCGCCGGCGCCCGGACGGCTCCTACATCCGCTTCGACGAGAACGCGGCCGTCCTCATCAAGGACGGCGGCGACCCGCGCGGCACCCGCATCTTCGGCCCGGTCGGCCGTGAGCTGCGCGACAAGAAGTTCATGCGCATCGTCTCGCTCGCGCCGGAGGTGCTGTGA
- the rpsQ gene encoding 30S ribosomal protein S17, whose protein sequence is MTEQPAEQRTTRKVLEGIVVSDKMDKTVVVSVEDRITHRRYHKVIRRTTKYKAHDENNEYGVGDRVRLMETRPLSATKRWRVTELLEKAK, encoded by the coding sequence ATGACTGAGCAGCCGGCCGAGCAGCGGACCACCCGCAAGGTGCTCGAAGGCATTGTGGTGAGCGACAAGATGGACAAGACCGTGGTCGTGTCCGTCGAGGACCGCATCACGCACCGTCGGTACCACAAGGTGATCCGTCGGACGACGAAGTACAAGGCGCACGACGAGAACAACGAGTACGGCGTCGGCGACCGCGTTCGCCTCATGGAGACCCGTCCGCTGTCGGCGACCAAGCGCTGGCGCGTGACGGAGCTGCTGGAGAAGGCGAAGTAG
- the rpmC gene encoding 50S ribosomal protein L29, whose translation MSKGLIADELRSEPQDVLVTKLKEAKEELFNLRFQAATGQLESHGRLRTVKREIARIYTVMRERELGIVTVAEDAAEGESDD comes from the coding sequence ATGTCTAAGGGTCTGATCGCCGACGAGCTGCGGAGCGAGCCCCAGGACGTTCTGGTCACGAAGCTCAAGGAGGCGAAGGAGGAGCTGTTCAACCTCCGCTTCCAGGCCGCGACCGGCCAGTTGGAAAGCCACGGGCGGCTGCGTACGGTGAAGCGCGAGATCGCCCGCATCTACACCGTGATGCGCGAGCGCGAGCTCGGCATCGTCACGGTGGCCGAGGACGCCGCGGAGGGCGAGAGCGATGACTGA
- the rplP gene encoding 50S ribosomal protein L16 — translation MLIPRKVKHRKQHHPKRRGMAKGGTKVTFGEYGIQAVEPAYVTNRQIEAARIAMTRHIKRGGKVWINIFPDRPLTKKPAETRMGSGKGSVEWWVANIKPGRVLFEISYPNEQVAREALTRAIHKLPMKCKIVKREVEA, via the coding sequence ATGCTGATCCCTCGTAAGGTCAAGCACCGCAAGCAGCACCACCCGAAGCGCCGGGGGATGGCCAAGGGCGGTACGAAGGTCACGTTCGGCGAGTACGGCATTCAGGCCGTCGAGCCGGCGTACGTCACGAACCGGCAGATCGAGGCCGCTCGTATCGCGATGACCCGGCACATCAAGCGTGGCGGCAAGGTGTGGATCAACATCTTCCCGGACCGTCCGCTGACCAAGAAGCCCGCCGAGACCCGCATGGGTTCCGGTAAGGGCTCGGTCGAGTGGTGGGTGGCGAACATCAAGCCGGGCCGCGTTCTCTTCGAGATCTCGTACCCGAACGAGCAGGTCGCGCGTGAGGCGCTCACCCGCGCCATCCACAAGCTCCCGATGAAGTGCAAGATCGTGAAGCGGGAGGTGGAGGCCTGA
- the rpsC gene encoding 30S ribosomal protein S3, whose amino-acid sequence MGQKINPHGFRLGITTDHKSVWFAEKLYKDYVKEDVQIRRMLQKGMDRAGISKVEIERTRDRVEVNIHTARPGIVIGRRGAEAERLRGDLEKLTAKQVRLNILEVKNPEIDAQLVAQGVAEQLSSRVAFRRAMRKAIQSAMKSGAKGIKVQCGGRLGGAEMSRSEFYREGQVPLHTLRADIDYGFYEARTTFGRIGVKVWIYKGEAAPTRAEREAKAAQQRAAGGGGRDRDRRGGGGGGGGGERRGGGGRGGRGGRGGERGGAPRQQSSEQQAPASAEAGAPAASGEGS is encoded by the coding sequence GTGGGTCAGAAGATCAACCCGCACGGGTTCCGGCTCGGCATCACCACCGACCACAAGAGCGTGTGGTTCGCCGAGAAGCTCTACAAGGACTACGTCAAGGAAGACGTCCAGATCCGGCGCATGCTGCAGAAGGGCATGGACCGGGCGGGCATCTCCAAGGTCGAGATCGAGCGCACCCGGGACCGTGTCGAGGTCAACATCCACACGGCGCGTCCGGGCATCGTCATCGGCCGGCGCGGCGCGGAGGCCGAGCGCCTGCGCGGCGACCTTGAGAAGCTGACCGCCAAGCAGGTCCGGCTGAACATCCTCGAGGTCAAGAACCCCGAGATCGACGCGCAGCTCGTCGCGCAGGGCGTGGCCGAGCAGCTCTCCAGCCGCGTGGCGTTCCGTCGCGCGATGCGCAAGGCGATCCAGTCCGCGATGAAGTCCGGCGCCAAGGGCATCAAGGTCCAGTGCGGCGGCCGTCTCGGCGGCGCCGAGATGTCGCGGTCGGAGTTCTACCGCGAGGGCCAGGTCCCGCTGCACACGCTGCGCGCCGACATCGACTACGGCTTCTACGAGGCCCGGACGACGTTCGGCCGCATCGGCGTGAAGGTCTGGATCTACAAGGGCGAGGCCGCGCCGACGCGCGCCGAGCGCGAGGCCAAGGCCGCGCAGCAGCGCGCCGCGGGCGGCGGCGGCCGTGACCGCGACCGTCGCGGTGGCGGCGGCGGCGGTGGTGGCGGCGAGCGCCGTGGCGGCGGTGGCCGTGGCGGCCGCGGTGGCCGTGGCGGCGAGCGCGGCGGCGCCCCGCGTCAGCAGAGTTCCGAGCAGCAGGCTCCCGCCTCGGCTGAGGCCGGTGCTCCCGCTGCGAGTGGTGAGGGGAGCTGA
- the rplV gene encoding 50S ribosomal protein L22: protein MEARAQARFIRVTPRKARRVVDLIRGLPAAEAQAVLRFAPQAASEPVGKVLASAIANAEHNFKLETGTLVVSRAWVDEGPTLKRFRPRAQGRAYRINKRTSHITVVVESREEAAAGGKKTRRTR, encoded by the coding sequence ATGGAAGCCAGGGCCCAGGCGCGGTTCATCCGCGTCACGCCCAGGAAGGCCCGCCGCGTGGTGGACCTCATCCGCGGCCTGCCCGCCGCTGAGGCCCAGGCGGTGCTGCGGTTCGCCCCCCAGGCTGCGAGCGAGCCGGTGGGCAAGGTGCTGGCGAGTGCCATCGCCAACGCCGAGCACAACTTCAAGCTCGAGACCGGCACGCTCGTCGTGAGCCGTGCGTGGGTGGACGAGGGGCCGACGCTCAAGCGTTTCCGCCCCCGCGCCCAGGGCCGGGCTTACCGCATCAACAAGCGGACCAGCCACATCACCGTGGTGGTCGAGTCGCGTGAAGAAGCGGCGGCCGGCGGCAAGAAGACGAGGAGGACCCGCTAG
- the rpsS gene encoding 30S ribosomal protein S19, with amino-acid sequence MPRSLKKGPFVDDHLQKKVDAQNEKGTKNVIKTWSRRSMIVPDMIGHTIAVHDGRKHVPVFVTDAMVGHKLGEFAPTRTFRSHVKEDRRSRRG; translated from the coding sequence ATGCCACGTAGCCTCAAGAAGGGCCCCTTCGTGGACGACCACCTTCAGAAGAAGGTGGACGCCCAGAACGAGAAGGGCACCAAGAACGTCATCAAGACGTGGTCCCGGCGCTCCATGATCGTCCCGGACATGATCGGGCACACGATCGCCGTGCACGACGGGCGCAAGCACGTCCCGGTGTTCGTCACCGACGCGATGGTGGGGCACAAGCTCGGCGAGTTCGCGCCGACCCGCACGTTCCGCAGCCACGTCAAGGAAGACCGTCGCAGCCGTCGCGGCTGA
- the rplB gene encoding 50S ribosomal protein L2 produces the protein MGIRKYKPTTPGRRGSSVADFVEVTRREPEKSLLRPLPKKGGRNNHGRITTRHQGGGHKRAYRLIDFRRHDKDGVPAKVAHIEYDPNRTARIALLHYADGEKRYILAPHGLKQGDRVENGPGSDIKPGNCLPLRNIPTGTVVHAIELRPGGGAKIARSAGAGVQLLAKEGKYATLRMPSGEMRMVDVRCRATVGEVGNAEQSNINWGKAGRMRWKGKRPTVRGVAMNPIDHPHGGGEGKTSGGRHPVNPNGKKEGRTRQANKASDRLIVRRRSKKKR, from the coding sequence ATGGGCATCCGTAAGTACAAGCCGACGACTCCGGGTCGTCGCGGGTCCAGCGTGGCCGACTTCGTGGAGGTCACGCGCCGCGAGCCCGAGAAGTCGCTGCTGCGTCCTCTTCCGAAGAAGGGCGGCCGCAACAACCACGGCCGCATCACCACCCGGCACCAGGGCGGCGGGCACAAGCGCGCCTACCGGCTGATCGACTTCCGTCGCCACGACAAGGACGGCGTCCCGGCGAAGGTCGCGCACATCGAGTACGACCCGAACCGCACGGCTCGCATCGCGCTGCTGCACTACGCGGACGGCGAGAAGCGCTACATCCTCGCGCCGCACGGCCTCAAGCAGGGCGACCGCGTGGAGAACGGTCCGGGCAGCGACATCAAGCCCGGCAACTGCCTCCCGCTGCGCAACATCCCGACGGGTACGGTCGTCCACGCGATCGAGCTGCGTCCCGGCGGCGGCGCCAAGATCGCCCGCAGCGCGGGCGCGGGCGTCCAGCTCCTCGCCAAGGAGGGCAAGTACGCCACGCTGCGCATGCCGTCCGGCGAGATGCGCATGGTGGACGTCCGGTGCCGCGCCACGGTCGGCGAGGTGGGCAACGCCGAGCAGTCGAACATCAACTGGGGCAAGGCCGGCCGCATGCGGTGGAAGGGCAAGCGCCCGACCGTCCGCGGTGTCGCCATGAACCCGATCGACCACCCGCACGGCGGTGGTGAGGGCAAGACCTCCGGTGGTCGCCACCCGGTCAACCCCAACGGCAAGAAGGAAGGCCGTACTCGCCAGGCGAACAAGGCCAGCGACCGGCTCATCGTCCGTCGGCGCAGCAAGAAGAAGCGGTAG
- the rplW gene encoding 50S ribosomal protein L23, which produces MAKIADPRDIILAPVVSEKSYGLLDEGKYTFLVRPDANKTQIKQAVEAIFSVKVAGVNTLNRPGKRKRTRFGYGKRKDTKRAIVSLAEGEQPIDIFGGGA; this is translated from the coding sequence ATGGCCAAGATCGCCGACCCGCGCGACATCATTCTCGCGCCGGTCGTCTCGGAGAAGAGCTACGGGCTGCTGGACGAGGGCAAGTACACCTTCCTCGTCCGTCCCGACGCCAACAAGACGCAGATCAAGCAGGCCGTCGAGGCCATCTTCAGCGTCAAGGTGGCGGGGGTCAACACGCTCAACCGTCCGGGCAAGCGCAAGCGGACCCGGTTCGGTTACGGCAAGCGCAAGGACACCAAGCGCGCCATCGTGAGCCTGGCCGAGGGCGAGCAGCCGATCGACATCTTCGGCGGCGGGGCCTGA
- the rplD gene encoding 50S ribosomal protein L4 — MTTKIEIELPAEIFGAQTSVPLIHQVVVAQQAAARQGTHSTKTRGEVSGGGKKPYRQKGTGRARQGSTRAPQFAGGGVVHGPQPRDYSQRTPKKMKAAALRGALSDRARNGLVHVVDGLVEGTTPKTKAAVTALRGITDARRVLVVVDREDEVTWKSLRNEPSVHLLVSDQLNTYDVMVNDAVVFTQKAYDEFIARATKK, encoded by the coding sequence GTGACCACCAAGATCGAGATCGAACTGCCCGCGGAGATCTTCGGCGCGCAGACCAGCGTCCCGCTGATCCACCAGGTCGTCGTGGCCCAGCAGGCCGCGGCCCGCCAGGGCACGCACTCGACCAAGACCCGCGGCGAGGTCTCCGGCGGCGGCAAGAAGCCCTACCGGCAGAAGGGCACCGGCCGCGCCCGCCAGGGCTCGACCCGCGCGCCGCAGTTCGCCGGCGGCGGCGTCGTCCACGGCCCGCAGCCGCGCGACTACTCGCAGCGGACGCCCAAGAAGATGAAGGCCGCCGCCCTGCGGGGCGCGCTGTCCGACCGTGCGCGCAACGGCCTGGTGCACGTCGTGGACGGCCTCGTCGAGGGCACGACGCCGAAGACGAAGGCCGCGGTGACCGCGCTGCGCGGCATCACCGACGCCCGGCGCGTCCTGGTCGTCGTCGACCGCGAGGACGAGGTCACCTGGAAGAGCCTGCGCAACGAGCCGTCGGTGCACCTGCTCGTGTCCGACCAGCTCAACACCTACGACGTGATGGTGAACGACGCCGTCGTCTTCACGCAGAAGGCGTACGACGAGTTCATCGCGCGCGCGACGAAGAAGTAA